One genomic window of Haloferax mediterranei ATCC 33500 includes the following:
- the gnd gene encoding phosphogluconate dehydrogenase (NAD(+)-dependent, decarboxylating) has protein sequence MQLGVIGLGRMGRIVVDRVLDAGHEVVAFDLSEEAVAAAADAGAEPADSVADLADRLGDDKRIWLMVPAGDAVDATLDDLDPHLDGDDVVVDGGNSHFEKSVRRAEACSAAYLDCGTSGGPAGAELGFSLMIGGPQWAYDEMTPVFDAVATGPAGHDRMGEAGSGHYVKMVHNGVEYALMQAYGEGFELLAEGRYDLDLEAVARTWNNGAVIRSWLLELCEEAFREEGTDLGDVDDHIAGGSTGTWTVQEALEQEVPVPLIYQSLAERFGSRADDRFSRRLANRLRYGFGRHEVARKDE, from the coding sequence ATGCAACTAGGCGTCATCGGCCTCGGCCGGATGGGACGCATCGTAGTCGACCGAGTGCTCGATGCCGGGCACGAGGTCGTCGCGTTCGACCTCTCCGAAGAGGCAGTCGCAGCAGCAGCCGACGCGGGTGCCGAACCCGCAGACAGCGTCGCCGACCTCGCCGACCGACTCGGCGACGACAAGCGAATCTGGCTCATGGTCCCCGCGGGTGACGCGGTGGACGCAACTCTCGACGACCTCGACCCCCACCTCGACGGGGACGACGTTGTCGTCGACGGCGGTAACTCCCACTTCGAGAAGTCGGTCCGTCGCGCCGAGGCGTGTTCCGCTGCGTATCTCGACTGTGGAACCTCGGGCGGTCCCGCCGGGGCCGAACTCGGCTTCTCGCTCATGATTGGCGGCCCGCAGTGGGCGTACGACGAGATGACGCCCGTCTTCGACGCGGTCGCAACCGGTCCCGCCGGTCACGACCGAATGGGCGAGGCAGGCTCCGGCCATTACGTGAAGATGGTTCACAACGGCGTCGAGTACGCGCTGATGCAGGCCTACGGCGAAGGCTTCGAACTGCTCGCCGAGGGTCGCTACGACCTCGACCTCGAAGCGGTCGCCCGTACGTGGAACAACGGCGCGGTCATCCGCTCGTGGCTCCTCGAACTCTGCGAAGAGGCGTTCCGCGAGGAAGGGACCGACCTCGGCGACGTTGACGACCACATCGCCGGTGGCTCGACGGGTACGTGGACGGTTCAGGAAGCACTCGAACAGGAAGTTCCCGTTCCGCTCATCTACCAGTCGCTCGCCGAGCGCTTCGGCTCCCGCGCCGACGACCGGTTCTCGCGACGACTCGCGAACCGACTTCGCTACGGTTTCGGCCGCCACGAAGTCGCCCGGAAAGACGAATAA
- a CDS encoding DUF5807 family protein, translating into MSKVTEYLAGERLDDVALFLTHEYLDSQGKLPNMGVEVENGYILVVPGDDGRRAFAAGTGMDAMEFAQTAMGNDGDIAADLSGGTCPDTATDENHQAKFIFSFAEAQNEDVGGIYEEGDVIHAYAKCNCGTTYSDRWVVDE; encoded by the coding sequence ATGAGCAAGGTAACGGAGTATCTCGCAGGCGAGCGCCTCGACGACGTGGCGCTCTTTCTCACCCACGAGTACCTCGACAGCCAGGGTAAACTCCCGAACATGGGCGTCGAAGTCGAAAACGGCTACATTCTCGTCGTCCCCGGTGACGACGGCCGACGCGCCTTCGCGGCCGGAACCGGCATGGATGCCATGGAGTTCGCCCAGACCGCCATGGGGAACGACGGCGATATCGCCGCCGACCTGAGCGGTGGTACCTGTCCCGACACAGCCACCGACGAAAATCACCAGGCGAAATTCATCTTCTCGTTCGCCGAGGCACAAAACGAAGACGTCGGCGGAATCTACGAGGAGGGCGACGTTATCCACGCCTACGCCAAGTGTAACTGCGGGACGACGTACTCCGACCGCTGGGTCGTCGACGAATAA
- a CDS encoding 30S ribosomal protein S6e, whose protein sequence is MAEFMVVVADPDSGETYQVDVEGQDANRFLGRDLGDEVDGAAVGIDGFTLELTGGSDKAGRPMHPDVPGGNLKEILAEDGIGYKPARDGERKRVTVRGREISEETVQINAKVASGEGDVAAAFGEGDDEEADE, encoded by the coding sequence ATGGCAGAATTCATGGTCGTCGTCGCCGACCCCGACTCCGGCGAGACCTACCAAGTCGACGTCGAAGGACAGGATGCAAACCGATTCCTCGGTCGCGACCTCGGTGACGAGGTCGACGGCGCCGCTGTCGGTATCGACGGCTTCACGCTCGAACTGACGGGTGGCTCCGACAAGGCCGGTCGCCCGATGCACCCCGACGTCCCCGGCGGTAACCTCAAGGAAATCCTCGCCGAGGACGGAATCGGCTACAAGCCCGCCCGCGACGGCGAGCGCAAGCGCGTCACCGTCCGTGGCCGCGAAATCTCCGAGGAAACGGTCCAGATCAACGCGAAGGTCGCCTCCGGTGAGGGCGACGTCGCCGCCGCCTTCGGCGAAGGCGACGACGAAGAAGCGGACGAATAA
- a CDS encoding high-potential iron-sulfur protein has protein sequence MTRFGRTRRRFLQLAGSGTVVGFAGCLGGDGEQETETETETTTTTEEEEEHEEELPEGVSEEEFEHGPVPEEYRTALSQADEERVTDELFPKEDVKFQEASDAVEAELAQEGQNCGNCAQFIRDKNGDGFGACARVEGYIGADDWCSLWEPIPEEETATETETETETETETAGEGGEETEEEGGDAYSM, from the coding sequence ATGACACGATTCGGCCGGACGAGACGACGATTCCTCCAACTAGCGGGGAGTGGCACGGTAGTCGGCTTTGCTGGTTGTCTTGGTGGTGATGGGGAACAAGAGACGGAGACGGAAACAGAGACGACCACGACGACAGAAGAGGAAGAAGAGCACGAAGAAGAGCTTCCGGAAGGTGTCTCAGAAGAGGAGTTCGAGCACGGACCGGTTCCCGAAGAGTACCGAACTGCACTTTCGCAGGCCGACGAAGAGCGAGTTACCGACGAACTATTTCCTAAGGAAGACGTTAAATTCCAAGAGGCGAGCGACGCCGTCGAAGCAGAACTGGCACAGGAGGGCCAGAACTGTGGAAACTGCGCGCAGTTCATCCGTGACAAGAACGGCGATGGCTTCGGTGCCTGTGCGAGGGTCGAAGGCTACATCGGTGCCGACGACTGGTGTTCTCTCTGGGAGCCAATCCCGGAGGAGGAAACGGCGACGGAGACAGAGACGGAGACGGAAACTGAAACTGAAACCGCGGGCGAAGGAGGAGAAGAAACCGAGGAGGAAGGTGGAGATGCGTATTCGATGTGA
- a CDS encoding 2Fe-2S iron-sulfur cluster-binding protein, protein MAVISLVGVGAGLVLVLLAVALHFSKGTGWEPTADITQEVLERRAATVAETDFPEPMNRSIGGGAVAGAVAGGEEGAELEGEEAAEEEQSPADMPEDEVEYFEVEFVKQGETIELASNETVLDQGEDAGMDLPYACRQGQCVSCAGKITDGPADEYVTHFKQETLSGEEMDKGYTLTCVAYPKADFAIETGEAP, encoded by the coding sequence ATGGCAGTCATCAGTCTGGTGGGTGTCGGGGCCGGATTGGTCCTGGTACTCCTCGCCGTCGCCCTGCACTTCTCGAAGGGCACCGGCTGGGAGCCGACCGCCGACATCACGCAGGAGGTCCTCGAGCGCCGTGCGGCGACCGTCGCAGAGACCGACTTCCCCGAGCCGATGAACCGCTCTATCGGTGGCGGTGCCGTCGCTGGCGCAGTCGCCGGTGGCGAAGAAGGTGCCGAACTCGAAGGCGAGGAAGCGGCGGAAGAAGAACAGAGTCCCGCCGACATGCCCGAAGACGAAGTCGAGTACTTCGAAGTCGAATTCGTCAAGCAGGGCGAGACTATCGAACTGGCGAGCAACGAGACGGTGCTCGACCAGGGTGAAGACGCCGGGATGGACCTCCCGTATGCGTGCCGTCAGGGTCAGTGTGTCTCCTGTGCAGGGAAGATTACCGACGGTCCCGCAGACGAGTACGTGACTCACTTCAAACAGGAAACCCTCTCCGGTGAGGAGATGGACAAAGGGTACACCCTGACGTGTGTGGCCTACCCGAAGGCCGATTTCGCCATCGAGACCGGCGAAGCACCGTAA
- a CDS encoding nucleotidyltransferase domain-containing protein, which produces MSDEAKQHIKVCLPVTPGDDSKIFRLHAADDVLRLLVDAHQSEFTLKELSEITDRSRSTVWRAVEFLDGLGVVRVRETTQRKYVSIDPAHLQKDDPILGIEQTEYHAPVRAFVENVETAVENSDEVDQLLGILVFGSVARGEADRKSDVDVFVLVDGDRTTARRVVSNVAGELGEERFDGDRYTFEPFVESEESALRAGEKLREIFREGVTVYGGDEFQRIRTEVMSGE; this is translated from the coding sequence GTGTCCGACGAAGCGAAACAACATATAAAGGTTTGCCTTCCCGTCACCCCCGGTGACGACTCAAAGATATTCAGGCTCCACGCGGCCGACGACGTGCTTCGACTGCTCGTCGACGCTCACCAGTCGGAGTTCACACTGAAAGAACTATCCGAGATAACCGACCGGAGTCGGTCGACAGTTTGGCGGGCAGTCGAGTTCCTTGACGGACTCGGTGTCGTACGGGTACGAGAGACGACACAGCGAAAGTACGTCTCTATCGACCCCGCACACCTCCAGAAAGACGACCCGATACTCGGCATCGAACAGACCGAGTACCACGCTCCAGTTCGTGCGTTTGTAGAGAACGTCGAGACGGCGGTCGAGAACTCGGACGAAGTCGACCAGCTACTCGGTATTCTCGTATTCGGGAGCGTCGCTCGCGGTGAGGCCGACCGGAAGAGCGACGTCGACGTGTTCGTCCTCGTCGACGGCGACCGAACGACCGCCCGCCGCGTGGTCTCGAACGTAGCCGGAGAACTCGGTGAAGAACGATTCGACGGCGACCGGTACACGTTCGAACCGTTCGTCGAGAGCGAGGAGAGTGCGCTCCGAGCAGGCGAAAAGCTACGAGAGATATTCCGAGAGGGAGTCACCGTCTACGGCGGCGACGAGTTCCAACGAATCCGGACGGAGGTGATGAGTGGTGAGTAG
- a CDS encoding Fic family protein — translation MRRKKLPKEAPGKYVDYHPRPYYSPDSLPPEPKIEIPNQTHQLVADAAYQIGRVDGISSTVDFAAVLYTTLIRIEAVESARIEGAEVNYQDVAAFHTKHEDSAEPQSKDLREALNYEDALLYGIEHVEDGGELTLDLLKHLHEMLLDGVRNEGDVVGEFRDHMVRLNSPNPAKDPFIPPSASSLDRLMSSLVEYVAMDGEYHPLVDAAIIHYFFETVHPFSDGNGRLGRLIIILYLIDQGYIESSYIYPSAYFNRHKVEYVEKMRAVSEQGEWLEWIDFFLEALRSQAAESYDRTWALKELQTKYVTDYAGSTSTDRFARKLLEVPYFTANDIVRELDVSRGTAYNVIENLEDAGLIEEVTGAEWGQEYKAVEVFDVFE, via the coding sequence ATGCGGAGGAAAAAGCTCCCGAAGGAGGCCCCAGGGAAGTACGTCGACTACCATCCGCGTCCGTATTACTCACCAGATTCGCTTCCTCCGGAGCCGAAAATCGAAATCCCCAACCAGACCCACCAGCTCGTCGCCGACGCAGCATACCAGATTGGTCGCGTCGATGGCATCAGTTCGACAGTGGATTTTGCTGCCGTCCTGTACACGACACTCATCCGAATCGAGGCGGTCGAATCTGCTCGAATCGAGGGTGCAGAGGTCAATTATCAGGATGTCGCCGCGTTCCACACGAAACACGAAGACAGCGCCGAGCCGCAAAGCAAGGACTTGCGGGAGGCCCTGAACTACGAGGACGCGCTCCTGTATGGTATCGAGCACGTCGAAGACGGTGGCGAACTCACACTCGACCTGCTCAAACATCTCCACGAGATGCTCCTCGACGGTGTCCGTAACGAGGGCGACGTCGTCGGGGAGTTCCGCGACCATATGGTCCGGCTCAATAGCCCGAACCCAGCCAAAGACCCGTTCATTCCTCCGTCAGCGTCGTCGCTCGACCGTCTCATGTCGTCGCTCGTCGAGTACGTCGCGATGGATGGCGAGTACCACCCACTCGTCGACGCCGCGATTATCCACTACTTCTTCGAGACGGTTCACCCGTTTTCAGACGGGAACGGTCGTCTCGGCCGACTCATCATCATTCTCTACCTGATCGACCAAGGATACATCGAGAGCTCGTACATCTACCCGAGTGCTTACTTCAACCGGCACAAGGTCGAGTACGTCGAGAAGATGCGTGCCGTGAGTGAACAGGGCGAGTGGTTGGAGTGGATCGACTTCTTCCTCGAAGCACTCCGGTCGCAGGCCGCCGAGTCGTACGACCGTACGTGGGCGCTCAAGGAGTTGCAGACGAAGTACGTGACTGACTACGCCGGGAGTACGTCCACAGACAGGTTTGCCCGCAAATTACTCGAAGTTCCGTACTTCACAGCGAACGACATCGTCCGGGAACTCGACGTATCCCGCGGGACAGCCTACAACGTCATCGAGAACCTCGAAGACGCTGGACTCATCGAGGAAGTCACCGGGGCTGAGTGGGGTCAAGAGTACAAGGCGGTCGAAGTGTTCGACGTGTTCGAGTAG
- a CDS encoding rubrerythrin-like domain-containing protein, whose protein sequence is MSEDIDKREPTDLVEAESRELVGPEPTELVERPPEELVGPKPTELVERPPAELVERRTEALVERRTEALVKSEPTTLVERSWFECISCGYRSGKGIHEQVCPRCGGNLKHIDVPEG, encoded by the coding sequence ATGAGCGAGGACATCGACAAGCGAGAGCCGACAGACCTCGTCGAAGCGGAGTCGAGGGAGTTAGTCGGACCCGAGCCAACCGAGTTAGTCGAACGTCCACCCGAGGAGTTAGTCGGACCCAAGCCGACCGAACTGGTCGAGCGTCCGCCTGCGGAGTTGGTCGAGCGGCGTACTGAAGCATTAGTCGAGCGACGGACGGAGGCGTTAGTAAAGTCTGAACCGACGACGCTGGTCGAACGCTCGTGGTTCGAGTGTATCTCGTGCGGGTACCGCTCCGGGAAAGGAATTCACGAGCAGGTCTGTCCTCGATGCGGCGGGAACCTGAAACACATCGACGTGCCGGAGGGGTAA
- a CDS encoding aminopeptidase: MDERIHEHAAVLVDWSAQIEAGDDVVVSVGEGAHDLAVAVAEALGERGANVVTTYNSEEVQRAYLRAHEGDFELPEHELVLYEAADSVLFLSGTRNTAATADVPTETRQAYGRATNEVREARMDTDWVSTVHPTRALAQQAGMSFEEYADFVYDAILRDWEELADEMANMKEILDAGSEVRIVKEDTDLTMSIEGRTAVNSAASVVYDSHNLPSGEVFTAPVEDAVEGEVYFDVPMTLEGQRVENVHLTFEDGEVIDFSAGAGEDALAGILDTDEGARRLGELGIGMNRGIDRFTDSILFDEKMGDTIHLAVGRAYGSCLPEGEDGNQSAVHVDMITDMSEESFIEVDGEVVQRNGTFRWEDEFDD, translated from the coding sequence ATGGACGAACGTATTCACGAACACGCCGCGGTGCTCGTCGATTGGAGCGCACAAATCGAGGCCGGAGACGATGTCGTCGTCTCGGTCGGAGAAGGTGCACACGACCTCGCGGTGGCCGTCGCGGAAGCACTCGGTGAACGCGGTGCGAACGTCGTCACGACCTACAACTCCGAGGAAGTACAGCGGGCGTATCTCCGCGCGCACGAGGGTGACTTCGAACTCCCCGAACACGAGCTGGTCCTCTACGAGGCCGCCGATTCGGTGCTCTTCCTCAGCGGGACGCGCAACACGGCTGCGACCGCCGACGTTCCCACCGAGACGCGACAGGCCTACGGCCGCGCCACGAACGAGGTTCGTGAGGCTCGCATGGACACCGACTGGGTGTCGACGGTTCACCCAACCCGTGCGCTGGCACAGCAGGCCGGCATGTCCTTCGAAGAGTACGCCGACTTCGTCTACGACGCGATTCTCCGCGATTGGGAGGAACTCGCCGACGAGATGGCGAACATGAAGGAAATTCTCGATGCCGGGTCGGAAGTCCGTATCGTCAAGGAGGACACCGACCTCACGATGTCTATTGAGGGTCGCACCGCGGTCAACTCCGCCGCGTCCGTCGTCTACGACTCGCACAATCTCCCGTCCGGCGAAGTGTTCACCGCCCCCGTCGAAGACGCGGTCGAGGGCGAGGTGTACTTCGACGTGCCGATGACGCTGGAGGGTCAGCGCGTCGAAAACGTTCACCTCACGTTCGAGGACGGCGAAGTCATCGACTTCTCCGCGGGCGCGGGCGAGGACGCGCTCGCTGGTATCCTCGACACCGATGAAGGCGCTCGTCGACTCGGCGAGCTCGGTATCGGGATGAACCGCGGCATCGACCGCTTTACCGACAGTATCCTCTTCGATGAGAAGATGGGAGACACCATCCACCTCGCCGTGGGCCGCGCCTACGGGTCCTGCCTTCCCGAAGGTGAGGACGGAAACCAGTCCGCCGTTCACGTGGACATGATTACCGACATGAGCGAAGAGTCGTTTATCGAAGTCGACGGTGAAGTCGTCCAACGAAACGGGACGTTCCGCTGGGAGGACGAATTCGACGACTGA
- a CDS encoding DUF7437 domain-containing protein, producing MPTLSDRGDAPLLDDDAPQSFDDLDGLLAATTLLQHPRLAREYVYLCYYGPATIQDLIDELDLARATAYDDVERLEQLGVVDRDESTRPHHLTAEPFAFVDGREVAITPTLLHAVALTEFDDDAEYFHNRYGVGRLVRAVRAAAEYYAGKLTQRVAANEMDVKPVEGMAIIYAVQPVLEAGREHDPYFRQLISPDPDELEFDGE from the coding sequence ATGCCCACCCTCTCTGACCGTGGAGACGCCCCACTACTCGACGACGACGCACCACAGTCGTTCGACGATCTCGACGGGCTACTCGCAGCCACGACGTTGCTACAGCACCCACGCCTCGCCCGCGAGTACGTCTACCTCTGCTACTACGGGCCTGCAACCATCCAGGACCTCATCGACGAACTGGACCTCGCTCGTGCAACGGCCTACGACGATGTCGAACGACTCGAACAACTCGGCGTCGTCGACCGCGACGAGAGTACGCGACCACATCATCTCACCGCGGAACCGTTCGCGTTCGTCGATGGCCGCGAAGTCGCAATCACCCCGACGCTGCTCCACGCAGTCGCTCTCACAGAGTTCGACGACGACGCCGAGTACTTCCACAACCGGTACGGCGTTGGACGACTCGTGAGAGCGGTCCGAGCAGCAGCAGAATACTACGCCGGGAAGCTCACCCAACGGGTGGCGGCCAACGAGATGGACGTCAAGCCAGTCGAAGGGATGGCCATCATCTATGCAGTCCAACCCGTCTTGGAGGCTGGCCGAGAACACGACCCATACTTTAGGCAGCTAATCTCACCTGACCCTGACGAACTGGAGTTCGATGGGGAGTAG
- a CDS encoding MATE family efflux transporter: MSVPEGGSLTEGDLKRPMFELAWPIIVTELLQVAYNLADTVWLGRLSTDAVAAISLAFPLIFLLISVGGGFTVAGSTLVAQCTGAKSEGSAGTVAGQTLTFITIIAIVVGLIGFFATDAMLGILPSSPATAGQVIPLASAYMRVFFLGLPFLFGFFVFSALMRGYGNTRAPMVVMFISVLINVIIDPIFIFGFESNPLFGMLGLEGLEASLFAATSFLGYDVAGAAYATVLSRAVATVIGIYVIFGTSAGPDVQLSDFWPQFRYIKQIVSIGVPSAAEQSATALGFITLTAMVVTFKPEVVAAFGLGNRLTSLVFLPALGLGRATNTIVGQNLGAQKPERAESAVWLAAKVGASVMVVTGVLAYLLAEPVVSFFLPTGTESATQTIDLGVQYVRIRAFEFGFIGVLQVVLGAYRGAGNTKTALGFSLFALWLGRVPIVYLLSFQFGFAETGIWLGMAVGQILGAIAATAWFTRGTWKQSVISAEPSVT, translated from the coding sequence GTGTCTGTCCCCGAAGGAGGTTCACTAACCGAAGGTGACCTCAAACGTCCGATGTTCGAACTCGCGTGGCCGATTATCGTCACCGAACTCCTCCAGGTGGCGTACAACCTCGCCGACACCGTCTGGCTCGGTCGCCTCTCGACCGACGCAGTGGCCGCGATTAGCCTCGCGTTTCCCCTGATATTTCTCCTCATCTCCGTCGGCGGTGGGTTCACCGTCGCCGGAAGCACTCTCGTTGCGCAGTGCACCGGCGCGAAAAGCGAAGGTTCCGCCGGAACTGTCGCCGGACAAACGCTCACGTTCATCACCATCATCGCCATCGTCGTCGGACTCATCGGCTTCTTTGCCACCGACGCGATGCTCGGCATCCTCCCGAGTTCACCGGCTACCGCTGGGCAGGTCATCCCACTCGCCAGCGCCTACATGCGTGTGTTCTTCCTCGGATTGCCGTTCCTCTTCGGCTTTTTCGTCTTCTCCGCGCTCATGCGCGGCTACGGCAACACCCGCGCCCCGATGGTCGTGATGTTCATTAGCGTCCTCATCAACGTCATTATCGACCCGATTTTCATCTTCGGCTTCGAATCGAACCCGCTTTTCGGCATGCTCGGGCTGGAAGGACTCGAAGCCAGTCTCTTTGCCGCGACCAGCTTTCTTGGCTACGATGTCGCCGGTGCCGCCTACGCAACAGTCCTCTCGCGGGCGGTCGCGACCGTCATCGGCATCTACGTCATTTTCGGGACGAGCGCCGGTCCCGACGTGCAGCTCTCGGACTTCTGGCCGCAGTTTCGGTACATCAAGCAAATCGTCTCCATCGGCGTTCCGAGCGCCGCCGAACAGTCGGCGACCGCTCTCGGGTTTATCACGCTCACCGCGATGGTGGTTACCTTCAAGCCGGAAGTCGTCGCTGCGTTCGGTCTCGGAAACCGCCTTACGTCGCTCGTTTTTCTCCCAGCGCTCGGTCTCGGTCGAGCGACCAACACCATCGTCGGGCAGAACCTCGGCGCGCAAAAACCGGAACGGGCCGAGAGTGCCGTCTGGCTCGCCGCCAAGGTCGGCGCGAGCGTCATGGTCGTTACCGGCGTCCTCGCTTATCTGTTGGCCGAACCCGTCGTCTCGTTCTTCCTCCCGACAGGGACGGAATCGGCCACACAGACCATCGACCTCGGCGTCCAATACGTCCGCATTCGGGCGTTCGAGTTCGGGTTTATCGGTGTCTTGCAGGTCGTCCTCGGGGCTTACCGCGGTGCGGGTAACACGAAGACCGCACTCGGGTTTTCGCTGTTCGCGCTCTGGTTGGGCCGCGTCCCCATCGTCTACCTGCTGTCGTTCCAATTCGGGTTCGCCGAAACGGGTATCTGGCTCGGGATGGCAGTTGGGCAGATTCTCGGCGCGATTGCTGCGACAGCGTGGTTCACACGTGGTACGTGGAAACAGAGTGTAATCAGCGCGGAGCCGAGCGTAACGTAA
- a CDS encoding DUF7112 family protein, with protein sequence MPEQLPSDHSSVQTFRANIARSGGTRRPCLRVPDDVIAEDGDFVRLHLDGTAYHARLSADASGLVIRGAYDNKRLARTPNDGENRLVEWCHENDRSDGDAVELDELDDGYQYGLRVPGVRTVYRITERPNDSLSSIAEKFGLSDE encoded by the coding sequence GTGCCAGAGCAACTGCCCTCCGACCATTCGTCGGTCCAGACGTTCCGCGCGAACATCGCGCGCAGCGGCGGCACTCGTCGTCCCTGTCTGCGCGTCCCCGATGACGTCATCGCCGAAGACGGCGACTTCGTTCGCCTCCATCTCGATGGAACCGCGTACCACGCTCGTCTCTCCGCCGACGCCTCGGGCCTCGTGATTCGCGGCGCGTACGACAACAAACGACTCGCGCGCACTCCCAACGACGGCGAGAACCGACTCGTCGAGTGGTGCCACGAGAACGACCGCAGCGACGGCGACGCTGTCGAACTCGACGAACTCGACGACGGTTATCAGTACGGCCTGCGCGTGCCGGGCGTCCGAACCGTCTACCGAATCACGGAGCGCCCGAACGACTCGCTTTCGAGCATCGCGGAAAAGTTCGGTCTCTCGGACGAGTAG